One Spirochaetaceae bacterium genomic window, CGTCGGTTACGTGCACGTGGGGCAGGGCGCCGTCCCGGTGCGCGCCGGCGATCACTCCCATGCAGCCGTTCTCGACCGTGGCCTCGTCGATGGCAAACCAGCAACTGCACAACTCCATGGGCCGGATCGGCCAGTACGGCGAATCCTGGTGCATGCCCTTGGCCGAGCCCACCTCCGGCGGCTTGAGCAGCACCGCGTTGCGGAACATCTTGATGTCCGGCCCCAGAATGCCGCTCAGGACGCTGACGATGTTTGGATGGCGGCCGAGCGCCTGGTACAGGTCGTCCGACTCCACCAGCCCGTCGATCTTGCGGATACCGTCGCCGGGATGCTCGACGCTCATCTCGCCCCGTCTCACGCGCGGTTCCACCTGCACCTTGATGCGCTCCTGGGAGCGCCCGCCGTGCGTGTACTCGCGCAGCCGTTCCTGCAGGCGGGCCAGTTCTGCTTCCGACACCAGGTCTTCGACAATCACGAAGCCCTCGGTGCGATAGTGGTCAAGCTGCTCGTCGGTCAACTCGCCCGCCGCTTCCGCCGCTACGCTACCGGTCTCTTGTGCCGTGCCCATGACGGTTGGAGGGTAGGCCGGGAGCGCAACCGTGGCAAGCCGCCTGGCAACGGTAGGGCGGCAGCCAGAAAGGCAGGGCGGCCGTTACGCGGCCGCCCCGCCCCGGCAATAAGTTGCGAGTGCTGATCTCCCGCTCGTTATGGTCATCGACCATCGGCCGCCCCTCCTTGAGGTATATCGGACCAACTGTCCAATATTCGCGCGTGCGACGCCGCTTTGCTCGCTTGTAGCGCCGCTTGTTCGCCCCCATCACTCTGTGTATAGTCCGGAATCGACATGAGTACCGCCGCGATGACGTTGTTCGGCGGCGTTGGCTCCGTGGCTGCCATACTAGCCGTACTGGTGCCGGTGATCCTGGTACAGGATAAGAGCCTCCGCCGCGAGATCGACGCCCAAGGCAGCGCGCTGCGGCGGGAGACCGACACGTTGCGTACGGACGTAAGCGACGCACCGGCGGACATGGCAGCCCTGCGTACCGACATGCAGTCGGACGTAGCAGCCCTACGCACAGAGATACGGGCGGACATGGCAGCCCTACGTGCCGACGTGCAGTCGGACGTAGCAGCCCTACGTACAGAGATACGGGCGGACATGGCAGCCCTGC contains:
- a CDS encoding phytanoyl-CoA dioxygenase family protein yields the protein MGTAQETGSVAAEAAGELTDEQLDHYRTEGFVIVEDLVSEAELARLQERLREYTHGGRSQERIKVQVEPRVRRGEMSVEHPGDGIRKIDGLVESDDLYQALGRHPNIVSVLSGILGPDIKMFRNAVLLKPPEVGSAKGMHQDSPYWPIRPMELCSCWFAIDEATVENGCMGVIAGAHRDGALPHVHVTDDYVIPPEHYAAAAKTLAPMPAGAGLFFHSLLPHATEPNRSHKWRRAIALSYMSARSTHTDPGGGPVYFPIAGATYPGCVK